The region AGTCCTTGAAGCTGATGCGATCATTATTGCCTTTGGTTTCCAAGCAAGCCCTGCCCCATGGTTTAGTGACTTTGGTATTGAAACCAACGAATGGGGTTTAGTTAAAGCGAACAAATTTGACGATAATCCTTTCCAAACCACAAACCCAAAAGTATTTGCCGGTGGTGATATGGTTCGTGGCTCAGACTTAGTCGTAACCGCTATTGCTGAGGGGCGTGACGCAGCTCAAGGGATTCTAAACTCTTTTGAAGACGCATAACCTACTGTTTATAGCATATATTGAAGTGAGCTAATCTCACTCACAATGACAAAAAGCACATCATTTGATGTGCTTTTTTTATTAAAAAATTCGCTTTAGTCATCAATCTCAATTTATCTTTTGTGCTATATTAGCCGCCATTAATTGTTATGAACTGTTTGAGATACTAACTATGAAAATCGCTATTATCGGTGCAATGGAACCTGAAGTTGCTCACCTTATTGAATCTATGACTAATCCAGTCCACTCAACAACCGCAGGTATTGAGTTTGTTGAAGGTCAATTATCTGGTCAAGATGTTGTAGTGACACGCTCTGGAATAGGTAAAGTTGCAGCCAGCATTGCCACCACACTAGTGATTAATAATTTTAAAGTCGATGCAGTTATCAACACTGGTTCAGCCGGTGGTTTCGTTGACAGTTTAAACATTGGCGATATCGTTATTTCATCTGAAGTACGTCATCATGATGTTGATGTCACAGCCTTTGGTTATGAGATTGGTCAAATGGCGTCTCAACCAGCAGCCTTTATCCCTGATGCAAAACTCGTGACCGCTGCAAAAGCGGCAATTTCATCGTTAGGTGAAGCAAAAGTGATTGAAGGCTTAATCGCGACAGGTGATAGCTTCATATGCGATCCAGAAAGAACAAAAGTGATGTTAGCTAACTTCCCAACCATGGCGGCTTGTGAAATGGAAGCTGCCGCTATTGCTCAAGTTTGTCATCAATTTGAAGTACCATTTGTTGTTATACGTTCATTATCAGATAATGCCAATAATGATTCTCCAGTGGATTTTGACTCTTACATTGTTAAAGCCGGTCATTATTCTGCACTAATGGTTATTGCGCTTTTAAAGCAGCTATAATCAGTTAACTCTTATTGACTAAAGGCAGCCATTACTTTGTTTGAAAGCTCTTTTTACGAACAACTTATTAACGTTGATGGTAATTTCCTTCAAAACAGTTTGGTGCTTTTTATGGCGTTACTCATTTCCAGAGTGGCGCCGATTCCTAGACAAATGCAACCCATTGTCTTTTTTCACCTTTTAGCAAAACAATTAAGTGCTAAGGTCAATCATCCACAGCGCTCACATAAACAGCAATTTATTGCAGGCCTTTTAGCTAGTATATTACTGATTTTCCCTCTGTGGTTTGTAGTATATTTTATTTTATCCCTTGCCGCCTACCCTTGGTTTTTCGATTTTGTTCTGCTTTATTTTTGTATTAGTGATGCTGGTTTCAAACCCGTAGCCAGTGACGTAATCAATGCCCTTGAAGACAAAGATAAACCTCAGGCTCGTAAACTGTTAACCCCTTGGCTTGCACAACAAACTAATCAGCTATCAGACATTGGCATATGCAAAGCCACGATTGAAAGACTACTGATTAGTCCGAGTTACGGCACTGTCGCGACCATATTGTTTTTTGCTATTGGTGGAGCGCCATTAGTGCTGTTTTTACATCTTTTAAAACAACTAGAACATTGCTGGCCAAACTATGCTCCCCAATATCGTTACTTTAGTGCGGCGATTTATGCTTTAAATAGAATGATTTTTGCTTTGCCTTGCGCCCTTTGGAACATCACCTTAGTTTTACAAGGTGGCGTAAAAAACTTATCAACCTTGTTTAAGCAACCCAAGCACAGTTTAGGTGTTTATGGTTACTCAAGTTTATTTATTGGCAGTAAAATTTTAGAAGTTGAACTGGGTGGCCCACAGAAAATGAACTTTTCAGGCACTGAACAACGAATAGACATAAACAAAATCAATCAATCTAGAATGCCTGTAATAAAAGATATTGAAAATGCCATTAGTCTAACCTCATGGGCTGTTACATTTTGGATATCATTTACTATCGCGATTCCAATAATATGGACGACACTTAGATGGTTTCAATCGATGTAATTTTGTTTTTAAAAAGGTTATTATACCCAGCTTAATCATTTCTGTTGTTCCATCTAGAGGCGCTCCTTTTGTTAGATAACCTGCAAATTTCGTTAACCACGCCAGGTTTATTGTTTCCTGCGATTTCATTATTGCTATTAGCCTATACCAACCGTTTTTTCTCATTGGCAGCGTTAATCAGAAGTCTCAGTTCATCAGGTAAGCCTATCAATAATGAACAAATCAAAAACCTCAGACAGCGCATTAGCATTATCCGTCGAATGCAAGAAGCTGGCGTGATCAGCTTCGCCATTTGTGTTGTGAGCATGATTTTTATATATATCGGCTTTTTTCATACTGGCTCAATCATATTTGGTATCAGTTTACTGTTTCTACTCTACTCACTAATCTTGTCAGTGATCGAAATCCGTATTTCAGTAGATGCACTCAATATTCATTTAAAAGAGCTCAGTAATGATTGAATGGATTTACTTTTTTGATTTATGCGGCACTGCCGTATTCGCTTTATCTGGGGCGCTTGCTGCAGGTAAGCATAAGATGGATCCGTTCGGGGTTATTGTTTTAGCGTCAGTGACAGCGATTGGCGGTGGCAGTATCCGTGATGCACTTATTGGCTCGACCCCAGTATTTTGGATAAGCGACCCGAATTACATCATTGTTATTTTAGCCACGGTTTTAGCTTGTTTCGTTTTAGTCAGAAAACCACACAAATTACCCAAAATAACCTTACCAATAGCTGATGCATTGGGGTTGGCTCTTTTCACCGTGATTGGTGCTGAGAAAGCCTTAATGTTAGGTTTATCAGGTATGTCAGCTGTTATCATGGGCTTAATCACTGGTGTTGGCGGCGGGATTATTCGTGACCTGTTATGTCAGCAAGTTCCCATGGTGCTACGTACAGAAATATATGCAACCGCATCCATTGTTGGTGGAATTTGTTACACCTTGAGTATTAACGTTGGCATGGATAGCGTCAGCGCATTATTCTTTGCCATGTTGAGTACTTTGATTATCCGTCTGAGCGCAATCCGCTGGCATCTATCTTTACCGGCGTTTGATTTAAAAAGTAAGAGGCCTTAAGTGCGAATAATTCTTTTAATAAGCTTGTTACTCACGGGTCTGTGGAGCTTTTCGGTTAGCGCCAATATAGGCGACATGCCAAAGGAACAACAATTGGCAGTGCGATACATAAAAGCATTAACCGATCATGATTATCAAAACCTAAGACGGTTTTATAACCGTGACAGTGTATTTTTTGATAAGACTGCCAATGTTAAGTATACCGGTGCTAGAAATATCATAGATTTTTTTGAACGCGCTCACGAAGGTATTCTAGAGTATCAATTCAATATTGAGCATATGTTCAATACCGGCTCCCTTATCGTATTGATTGGCAATTATCATCTTCGTGGTCCTGGAGACCAATTTGGTAAACCAGGAAAGATAATTGAAATTGCCGTTCCCGGTGTGACGACGTTAAAGTTTGACATGAAAACAGAGCGGATGACTGAGCAAATTGACTTGATGGACTATCAAACCATGTCTGATCAACTGGAATCACAGTAACGCTGTTGATTTAAACATCCCATAAAAAAACGACTCAAAAGAGTCGTTTTTTGTGTTTAATGGGTAGCTCGATTAAACAAGCTTCAATTAAACAAAGTTACTTAAACAAGCTTTAATTAAACAAGAGTCACTTTAGCAAACTTACGTTTGCCCACTTGGAATACTGCAGTCGTTCCAGCATTAAATAGTTGACGAGTATCGCTTAGCTTCTCACCATCCATTTTAACGGCGCCTTGCTTAACCATACGCATACCGTCAGATGTAGAACCTACCAAGCCAGCATTTTTAAGTAAGTTAGCAATCGCTATCCCTTCTGCTGCTTCTAATTCAACTTCTTCGATATCATCAGGGATAGCCCCCTTTTGAAAACGGTCAATAAAGGCTTGATGAGCTGCGTCGGCTTGTTGCTGATCATGAAAACGCGCGATAATTTCTTTAGCTAAAGCAATTTTAATATCACGTGGGTTTAAGCCATTTTCAACATCTTGCTTGAATTGCTCAATCTCAGCCAATGGACGGAATGACAACAATTCATAATAACGCCACATTAGGTCATCAGAAATTGACATGATTTTGCCAAACATTTCATTTGCAGGCTCACTCACACCAATATAGTTATGCGCTGATTTAGACATTTTCTTAACGCCATCTAAACCTTCAAGTAATGGCATCATAATAACGGTTTGTGGCTTTTGGCCTTCCGCTTTTTGAAGTTCACGGCCCATTAGCAAGTTAAATTTTTGGTCTGTACCACCTAATTCAACATCCGCTTTTAATGCTACTGAATCGTATCCTTGCAATAAAGGGTACATAAACTCGTGAATCGCAATTGACTGGCCACCAGCATAACGCTTTTTAAAATCATCACGTTCCATCATGCGAGCTACTGTTTGCTTTGATGCTAAACGGATCATACCAGCAGCACCTAATGGCTCTAACCAGCTTGAGTTGAATTCGATACGCGTCTTAACAGGATCAAGGATTTTGAAAACCTGCTCTTTATACGTTTCAGCATTCGCTAACACTTGCTCACGTGTTAATGGAGGACGAGTGCTGTTCTTACCGCTTGGATCACCGACCATGCCAGTAAAGTCACCAATAAGGAAAATAACCTCGTGACCTAACTCTTGAAATGCACGCATCTTGTTCAGAATAACAGTGTGACCTAAATGAATATCTGGAGCGGTTGGATCTGCACCTAGTTTAATTCTTAAAGGACGCCCTTCTTTAAGTTTTGCTAGCAGATCTGACTCGACTAATATTTCGTCGGTACCACGTTTAATTTCTGCTAATACTTGGTCTAAATCAGCCATTTCGGCACCTACTCCTGGAGCTTGGATAAAAAATAAGACGCCTATGTTACTTGTTAGCCACGGTAAATGAAAGTGTGTACACTAAGGGGATAATAACGAAAAAGAGAAATTGGTACCTAGGTCGATGTCAAAGCTAATCACTTTATTCAAATTACTGCCCAAAGCGCACCAAATAGCACTAAGTTTATTAGTTATTTTCACGATAATAATCGTGTTATTCCCTTCTGATAGTGCGCAAACCTCAACACAGATAACATCTGGTACAGTGGATATCTCAGCACGTGTTGGTTTAGCGGCCTCATCTGATGACGAAATTGAGAAACAAAACCAAGAGAAAAGCCAAAACAAACAAACAGAATATTCAGTCCCACTTGCCTTTAGAACGCCAACTGCGCCATCAGGGCAAAATTCAGCGGCACATTCAAGCTTGCAAAATAACCGCGTAACATCTAATCAAGCCAACTCAGGGTTAACGCCTTCAAAAGACAGTAACCCAATTGCGGATTTAAATCCTTTGCTCAATGCTGATGAAGCAACCGTAATAAACGTTGAGAGTACAGTGCCTTATCGTGAAGCCGACTTACTGTCACACAAAACATTTAAAGTCGCGAAAGGGGATACTTTTGGCGGATTAGCTAATAGAGCGGGCTTAACACCTAAAGATGTTTATCAAATCACCCGTTTACCAGTATCAAAAAAGAACTTATTAAAAATCATGCCCGGCGAAGAGATTGTTGTCTCTAAAGATTCGTTAGATGAAGTGACACAAATCAGTTATAAAATGGATAAAGTCTCTACCCTGCTGATTTCAAAACTAAATGATAAGTTTGAAGAAAAAGTAAATGTTAAAACCATAACTTTAGAAACTAAATTTGTAACAGCAAACATTAGTAGCAACTTTTGGAATGCGGCTGCAACAGCGGGTTTATCTGCTAATCACATTATGCAATTGGCCAACATTTTTGGTTGGGATATAGATTTCGCCTTAGATATTCGCGCAGACGATCATTTCTCATTGATGTTTGAAGAAGAATTTGTTGATGGACAATTTATCGGTACTGGGAATATCTTAGCTGCAGAGTTCTTCAACCAAGGTGAGCGCTATACCGCAGTTAGATATACTGATGGCGAGTATTACTCCGAATCAGGTAATAGCATGCGTAAAGCATTCCTTCGCTCTCCAGTTGACTTTAAATATGTCAGTTCTAGCTTTAACCCCCGTAGATTACACCCGGTGACAGGACAAGTAAGAGCACATAGAGGCGTCGATTATGTCGCTGCTATCGGCACCCCAATTAAAGCTGCTGGTCGCGGTAAAGTTGTTGAAGCTAGCTACAACCAATATAACGGTAATTATGTTTTTATTAAGCACAATGATACTTATACCACTAAATACCTGCATTTAAACAAACGTAAAGTGAAGCGTGGTGATACCGTTAAGCAAGGAGAAATTATCGGTACATTAGGTAAAACAGGCCGTGTTACTGGCGCACACTTACATTATGAATTTATTGTAAATGGTGTGCATAGAAACCCAAGAACCATTAAGTTACCTAAATCTCAGCCAATTGATAAAAAAGAGAAATCAAAGTTTGCTGCATTGAGTAAGCAAATTATGGCTAAAATCAAGCAAAACAAACAATTACATGTCGCCAATAATTAGTTGAATAAATTATATATCTAGCCTAGTCATTTTTTTAAATATTAGGCTAGTATTCCACTAGTCCACAATCAAACATACCAAAGAGTGTCCTTGATGCCTCAACCCCAATATTTTATCGGTTTAATGTCAGGCACCAGTATGGATGGTGTTGATGCGGTGCTCGTCGAATTTCAAGATAACCAAACCAAATTAATCGCTAGTCATACGATTGAAATACCAGAGCATGTATTAAGTCAATTGCATCGCCTTTGTTCGCCTAACAGTGACGAAATCAATATTATGGGACGTATGGATAGAAGCATGGGCTTACTCTTTGCCAAAGCGGTTAATGAGCTTTTGACCATCGCTGATATCGATAAGTCTGCCGTTATAGCGATAGGCAGTCATGGGCAAACTATTCGCCATATGCCCAACCTTGAACATGGGTTCACACTACAAATTGGTGATCCTGAAACCATTGCGGTTGAAACGGGTATTAACGTCATTGCTGATTTTAGAAGAAAAGATATTGCCCTTGGTGGCCAAGGTGCGCCTTTAGTTCCAGCCTTTCATCAAGCTAGCTTCGCAAAAGAAAATACACCAAGAGTCATTCTTAACATTGGCGGTATTGCTAATATTACTTACCTTCCAGGAGAATCCAATCAAGTAGTGGGTTTTGATACTGGTCCAGGCAATACCCTTATGGATGCGTTTATTCTGCAAGAACAACAATTAAGTTTTGATGAGTCAGGTCAATGGGCTGCATCTGGTAAAACAAATCCAGAGTTTTTGGCTCACCTGTTAACACACCCTTATTTTGCCATGGGTTATCCTAAAAGCACTGGCAGAGAGTTATTTAATCAGGCTTGGTTAGAACAACAACTGGCTAATTATTCTCATCTATCTCTTGAAGATATTCAATCAACGCTACTGGATTTAACTTGCCATAGTATTGCCAATGACATTAATAAATTGACTCAATCTGGCGATGCTTTTGTTTGTGGCGGAGGTGCATTAAATACAGAATTAATGCGCAGATTAGCGCTATTAATGCCAAATTTAACACTCTCGACCACATCTGCCATAGGAATCGATCCTAAATGGGTTGAAGGTATCGCCTTCGCCTGGCTTGCAATGAGGCATCATTTAGGACTAACAGCTAACTTACCTGTTGTTACTGGAGCAAGTCGTGCTGCCATACTGGGAAGTTTTTATAGCGCGGCATAAAATCCGCAGTCAGCAATGCCGTAAACCGTCAGCTTACTGAACAAGTGATTCGCCCTTGCGCTAGTCACTTACTTGCTCTGCATATTTCCTTTAAATACCCACGCCTCTGAAATTTTCATATAAACAGCATTGTATTAAATAGCATTTACTGCTTAACTCATTGGAGTCATTAATTATTATTCATGAAGAAGTATTCAATTTTAATAAGGAAAGTTAAATGAGTATTCAGCAAAAGATGTTGGCAGAGTTTTTAGGCACATTGTGGTTAGTGTTAGGTGGTTGTGGTAGTGCGGTGATAGCGGCGGCATTTCCTGATGTCGGTATTGGCCTATTGGGTGTCGCTTTGGCATTCGGTTTAACTGTCCTGACTATGGCTTTTGCCATCGGTCATATTTCAGGTTGTCATCTAAACCCTGCGGTATCTTTTGGTCTTTGGGCTGGAGGAAGATTCCCAGCGTCACAGTTAGCCCCTTACATTGTTGCTCAGGTTGCTGGTGGTATAGCTGGTGCGGGCATTTTATTCCTTATCGCCAGTGGACAAGATGGCTTTAGTTTAGCAGGTGGATTTGCATCAAATGGTTTTGGTGAGCACTCTCCTGGTGGTTACAGCATGATGTCGGTACTGATCTGTGAAGTGGTCATGACCCTATTCTTCTTATTAATCATTCTAGGCGCCACTGACTCACGTGCACCAGCAGGTTTTGCACCTATTGCGATTGGTTTTGGTTTGACCTTAATCCATTTAATCAGTATCCCTGTTTCAAATACATCCGTGAACCCTGCTCGTAGTACTGGGCCGGCATTATTTGTTGGTGATTGGGCGGTATCACAATTGTGGTTATTCTGGGTAGCCCCGATTGTTGGCGCTATATTGGCTGGTATGATTTATCGCTTTTTTGAAAAACCTGCGGAAAACTAAATAACTAACGACAAATCTTCGAGTCTTTAGAATTAGTCATCGAATAAACAACTGGCTAACATGGGTGAAACACAGACTTTAAATAAAACGATTTATAATAAAAGAGCACCTTGGGTGCTCTTTTCTTTTTGATTCTAAAAGTCGATGTTATCATGAGCCACCGACGGTATTAGAATTGAAGTTATTACTTCAAACAGCTTTCTATTTAGCCTATATCGCAACCCATTAAATTTTCAATGAGAAACCATCATGAGTAACAAACCAAAATCTATTGCTGACCAATTAAATATGACACCAGAAGCCCGTTACGATTACCTTGTTGAACAAGTTAAACAAGAACAGCAAATCTGGAGCCTTCAGGATCAAGATGGTTGCGTTATGCTAACGACTGAAGACGAAGATTGTATTCCAATGTGGCCATCAGAAGATGCTGCAAAATTATGGGCTATCGATGAGTGGAGCGATTGCGAACCTTTATCAATCCCACTGAATGAATTCCAAGAGCGTTGGGTTAGCGGCATGGAAGAAGATGATTTATTTATTGCTGTCTTCCCAGTTCAAGATGACTTAGGTGTCGTGATTCCACCATATGAAGTCAATGCACGTTTGACCCCAAAAAATACTTCTAAGCATTAGAAAATATGACAGATAAAAATATAACAACTGAGTTAACAGCAGTGGAATCAACAGAAGAGCAGCAGGTAAAGCCCACTCTACCAAAACGATTAATTGCATTATTGATCGTTTATGTTGTTTCATCTGTCAGTGGACTCATGGCTGAGCAAGGCGTATTACTTTGTGTACTCACCTTAATGATGGTGTTAGGTATTACGGGGCGTCAAAAGGCGGCTTTATATATGCTAAGAGGCTACGCTATTTTGCAATTAGCTTTATATAGCATGCTACCTGTCATTATGTATGATCCAGAAAACCTTGTAGCAGGACCAACGACGGTCAACTTGGGGTTTGTGCAAATGGTGTTAGCTGATTGGGTTATATTTACAGTGTTGATTATTCTAGCGCTGATCCAGGTATGGATTAGCTTTAACAAAAAAGTATTCAAGTGGTTTAAACCACGAATGAACTTTAATATTATTAGTTAAATTGCTAAGAGTTTTAGATACAAAAAAGCCGTCGCAAGACGGCTTTTTATTTGGTTCAGTTTAAGCATTACACTGAGAAGCTTGCACCACAACCACAGGTGGTCGTTGCGTTTGGGTTTTTCACGAAGAAACGTGACCCTTCTAAACCTGATGTATAGTCAACTTCACCGCCAACTAAATATTGAAGGCTCATAGGGTCGACAACAAGGAGTACACCTTGCTTTTCAATAGTGAAATCACCTTCGTTAACTTTTTCATCGAAAGTAAAACCATATTGGAAACCTGAACAACCACCTCCAGTTACGTAAACTCGAAGTTTTAACTCAGGGTTCTCTTCTTCTTCCAAGAGCCCTTTAACTTTGGTTGCCGCAGCATCAGTAAATTGAATAGGCATTGCTGCATCTGTTTGTTCAGTCATTACTACCTCTAACTTCAGTTTCTGATCGGGATTATCTATTACCTGACTAATTTGTTCAAGTATTACCCTTAGTTCTTTTTTAGCTTTCTAGTAACTCAGCGATATCGAACGTTTGTTCAATAAGTCCACCTTTTACGCCACGTGATGCAGTGACT is a window of Shewanella donghaensis DNA encoding:
- a CDS encoding nuclear transport factor 2 family protein, encoding MRIILLISLLLTGLWSFSVSANIGDMPKEQQLAVRYIKALTDHDYQNLRRFYNRDSVFFDKTANVKYTGARNIIDFFERAHEGILEYQFNIEHMFNTGSLIVLIGNYHLRGPGDQFGKPGKIIEIAVPGVTTLKFDMKTERMTEQIDLMDYQTMSDQLESQ
- a CDS encoding peptidoglycan DD-metalloendopeptidase family protein, which codes for MSKLITLFKLLPKAHQIALSLLVIFTIIIVLFPSDSAQTSTQITSGTVDISARVGLAASSDDEIEKQNQEKSQNKQTEYSVPLAFRTPTAPSGQNSAAHSSLQNNRVTSNQANSGLTPSKDSNPIADLNPLLNADEATVINVESTVPYREADLLSHKTFKVAKGDTFGGLANRAGLTPKDVYQITRLPVSKKNLLKIMPGEEIVVSKDSLDEVTQISYKMDKVSTLLISKLNDKFEEKVNVKTITLETKFVTANISSNFWNAAATAGLSANHIMQLANIFGWDIDFALDIRADDHFSLMFEEEFVDGQFIGTGNILAAEFFNQGERYTAVRYTDGEYYSESGNSMRKAFLRSPVDFKYVSSSFNPRRLHPVTGQVRAHRGVDYVAAIGTPIKAAGRGKVVEASYNQYNGNYVFIKHNDTYTTKYLHLNKRKVKRGDTVKQGEIIGTLGKTGRVTGAHLHYEFIVNGVHRNPRTIKLPKSQPIDKKEKSKFAALSKQIMAKIKQNKQLHVANN
- a CDS encoding 5'-methylthioadenosine/adenosylhomocysteine nucleosidase; its protein translation is MKIAIIGAMEPEVAHLIESMTNPVHSTTAGIEFVEGQLSGQDVVVTRSGIGKVAASIATTLVINNFKVDAVINTGSAGGFVDSLNIGDIVISSEVRHHDVDVTAFGYEIGQMASQPAAFIPDAKLVTAAKAAISSLGEAKVIEGLIATGDSFICDPERTKVMLANFPTMAACEMEAAAIAQVCHQFEVPFVVIRSLSDNANNDSPVDFDSYIVKAGHYSALMVIALLKQL
- the aqpZ gene encoding aquaporin Z: MSIQQKMLAEFLGTLWLVLGGCGSAVIAAAFPDVGIGLLGVALAFGLTVLTMAFAIGHISGCHLNPAVSFGLWAGGRFPASQLAPYIVAQVAGGIAGAGILFLIASGQDGFSLAGGFASNGFGEHSPGGYSMMSVLICEVVMTLFFLLIILGATDSRAPAGFAPIAIGFGLTLIHLISIPVSNTSVNPARSTGPALFVGDWAVSQLWLFWVAPIVGAILAGMIYRFFEKPAEN
- a CDS encoding trimeric intracellular cation channel family protein, with product MIEWIYFFDLCGTAVFALSGALAAGKHKMDPFGVIVLASVTAIGGGSIRDALIGSTPVFWISDPNYIIVILATVLACFVLVRKPHKLPKITLPIADALGLALFTVIGAEKALMLGLSGMSAVIMGLITGVGGGIIRDLLCQQVPMVLRTEIYATASIVGGICYTLSINVGMDSVSALFFAMLSTLIIRLSAIRWHLSLPAFDLKSKRP
- a CDS encoding anhydro-N-acetylmuramic acid kinase, with the protein product MPQPQYFIGLMSGTSMDGVDAVLVEFQDNQTKLIASHTIEIPEHVLSQLHRLCSPNSDEINIMGRMDRSMGLLFAKAVNELLTIADIDKSAVIAIGSHGQTIRHMPNLEHGFTLQIGDPETIAVETGINVIADFRRKDIALGGQGAPLVPAFHQASFAKENTPRVILNIGGIANITYLPGESNQVVGFDTGPGNTLMDAFILQEQQLSFDESGQWAASGKTNPEFLAHLLTHPYFAMGYPKSTGRELFNQAWLEQQLANYSHLSLEDIQSTLLDLTCHSIANDINKLTQSGDAFVCGGGALNTELMRRLALLMPNLTLSTTSAIGIDPKWVEGIAFAWLAMRHHLGLTANLPVVTGASRAAILGSFYSAA
- a CDS encoding DUF2721 domain-containing protein; amino-acid sequence: MLDNLQISLTTPGLLFPAISLLLLAYTNRFFSLAALIRSLSSSGKPINNEQIKNLRQRISIIRRMQEAGVISFAICVVSMIFIYIGFFHTGSIIFGISLLFLLYSLILSVIEIRISVDALNIHLKELSND
- the tyrS gene encoding tyrosine--tRNA ligase, encoding MADLDQVLAEIKRGTDEILVESDLLAKLKEGRPLRIKLGADPTAPDIHLGHTVILNKMRAFQELGHEVIFLIGDFTGMVGDPSGKNSTRPPLTREQVLANAETYKEQVFKILDPVKTRIEFNSSWLEPLGAAGMIRLASKQTVARMMERDDFKKRYAGGQSIAIHEFMYPLLQGYDSVALKADVELGGTDQKFNLLMGRELQKAEGQKPQTVIMMPLLEGLDGVKKMSKSAHNYIGVSEPANEMFGKIMSISDDLMWRYYELLSFRPLAEIEQFKQDVENGLNPRDIKIALAKEIIARFHDQQQADAAHQAFIDRFQKGAIPDDIEEVELEAAEGIAIANLLKNAGLVGSTSDGMRMVKQGAVKMDGEKLSDTRQLFNAGTTAVFQVGKRKFAKVTLV
- a CDS encoding cobalamin biosynthesis protein CobD/CbiB: MALLISRVAPIPRQMQPIVFFHLLAKQLSAKVNHPQRSHKQQFIAGLLASILLIFPLWFVVYFILSLAAYPWFFDFVLLYFCISDAGFKPVASDVINALEDKDKPQARKLLTPWLAQQTNQLSDIGICKATIERLLISPSYGTVATILFFAIGGAPLVLFLHLLKQLEHCWPNYAPQYRYFSAAIYALNRMIFALPCALWNITLVLQGGVKNLSTLFKQPKHSLGVYGYSSLFIGSKILEVELGGPQKMNFSGTEQRIDINKINQSRMPVIKDIENAISLTSWAVTFWISFTIAIPIIWTTLRWFQSM
- the erpA gene encoding iron-sulfur cluster insertion protein ErpA; protein product: MTEQTDAAMPIQFTDAAATKVKGLLEEEENPELKLRVYVTGGGCSGFQYGFTFDEKVNEGDFTIEKQGVLLVVDPMSLQYLVGGEVDYTSGLEGSRFFVKNPNATTTCGCGASFSV
- a CDS encoding DUF2750 domain-containing protein, which gives rise to MSNKPKSIADQLNMTPEARYDYLVEQVKQEQQIWSLQDQDGCVMLTTEDEDCIPMWPSEDAAKLWAIDEWSDCEPLSIPLNEFQERWVSGMEEDDLFIAVFPVQDDLGVVIPPYEVNARLTPKNTSKH